A window from Pseudomonas frederiksbergensis encodes these proteins:
- a CDS encoding NAD-dependent succinate-semialdehyde dehydrogenase, with protein sequence MNPATSQLFRQQAYIDGQWLDAPDGACQDIFNPATGEKIGQVPNLGAAEARQAIAAANKAWPTWRALTAKERSQTLKRWHALMIENADALAEILTLEQGKPLAEAKGEILYAASFIEWFAEEAKRIYGDTIPSHKGDARIVVSKEPIGVVAAITPWNFPAAMITRKAGPALAAGCPCIVKPAPETPFSALAMAALAEQAGIPPGIFNVITGDAVAIGGELTASPLVRKLSFTGSTAIGKLLMAQCAPTLKKVSLELGGNAPFIVFDDADLERAVEGALIAKFRNAGQTCVCANRFLVQSGIHDAFATRLAERVAQLNVGSGFEAGVTQGPLINERAVAKVEDHVQDALFQGARLLCGGERHALGHGFFQPTVLAGVTGDMKVAQEETFGPLAAVFRFDTEAEAVQLANDTEFGLAAYCYTRDLGRAWRMSEALEYGMVGINEGLISTEVAPFGGIKSSGLGREGSKYGIEDYLELKYTLMGGLDDFGSTPR encoded by the coding sequence ATGAACCCAGCAACCTCGCAACTGTTCCGCCAGCAAGCCTACATCGACGGCCAATGGCTGGATGCGCCCGATGGCGCCTGTCAGGACATTTTCAACCCGGCCACCGGCGAAAAGATCGGCCAAGTGCCGAACCTTGGCGCCGCAGAAGCTCGTCAAGCCATCGCCGCCGCCAACAAAGCCTGGCCGACCTGGCGTGCTCTGACCGCCAAGGAACGCAGCCAGACTCTGAAACGCTGGCACGCGCTGATGATTGAAAATGCCGATGCGCTGGCAGAAATCCTCACCCTCGAACAAGGCAAGCCACTGGCCGAAGCCAAGGGCGAAATCCTCTACGCGGCGAGTTTCATCGAGTGGTTCGCCGAAGAAGCCAAGCGCATCTACGGCGACACCATTCCCAGCCACAAAGGCGATGCACGCATTGTGGTCAGCAAGGAACCGATCGGCGTGGTTGCGGCCATCACCCCGTGGAATTTTCCGGCGGCGATGATCACCCGCAAGGCCGGCCCGGCGCTGGCGGCCGGTTGCCCGTGCATCGTCAAACCGGCACCGGAAACCCCGTTTTCGGCGCTGGCCATGGCCGCGTTGGCGGAACAGGCCGGGATTCCACCGGGCATTTTCAATGTGATCACCGGCGACGCCGTGGCCATCGGTGGCGAGCTGACCGCCAGCCCGCTGGTGCGCAAACTGTCGTTCACCGGTTCCACCGCCATAGGCAAGTTGCTGATGGCGCAGTGCGCGCCAACCCTGAAAAAAGTCTCACTGGAACTGGGAGGCAACGCGCCCTTCATCGTGTTCGACGATGCTGATCTGGAGCGTGCCGTAGAAGGTGCGCTGATCGCCAAGTTCCGCAATGCCGGGCAAACCTGTGTCTGTGCCAATCGCTTCCTGGTGCAGAGCGGCATTCATGATGCTTTTGCCACGCGACTGGCCGAGCGCGTGGCGCAACTGAACGTCGGCAGTGGCTTCGAGGCAGGTGTCACTCAAGGTCCGCTGATTAACGAACGCGCGGTGGCCAAAGTCGAAGACCACGTTCAGGACGCCCTCTTCCAAGGCGCCCGACTGCTTTGCGGCGGCGAACGCCATGCACTGGGGCACGGATTCTTCCAGCCAACCGTGCTGGCCGGCGTGACCGGTGACATGAAAGTCGCTCAAGAAGAAACCTTCGGCCCGCTGGCTGCCGTGTTCCGCTTCGACACCGAAGCCGAAGCTGTGCAGTTGGCCAACGACACCGAATTCGGCCTCGCGGCTTACTGCTACACCCGCGATCTGGGCCGCGCCTGGCGCATGAGTGAAGCGCTGGAATACGGCATGGTCGGGATCAACGAAGGGCTGATTTCCACCGAAGTCGCGCCCTTTGGCGGGATCAAATCCTCGGGTCTCGGTCGTGAAGGATCCAAGTACGGCATCGAAGATTATCTGGAGCTCAAATACACCTTGATGGGCGGGCTCGACGATTTTGGGAGCACACCGCGATGA
- a CDS encoding carboxymuconolactone decarboxylase family protein, protein MSNEKYEKGLKIRTQVLGEAYVNRSIENADDFTRPLQEMVTEYCWGHVWGREGLSLKERSMINLAMISALNRPHELKLHVRGALRNGLSREQIREILLQVGIYCGVPAAVDSFRLAREAFAEADAEASS, encoded by the coding sequence ATGAGCAATGAAAAGTACGAAAAAGGCCTGAAAATCCGCACCCAGGTGCTGGGCGAAGCCTACGTGAACCGCTCCATCGAAAACGCCGACGACTTCACCCGGCCTCTTCAGGAGATGGTCACCGAGTACTGCTGGGGCCACGTCTGGGGCCGTGAGGGCTTGTCGCTTAAAGAACGCAGCATGATAAACTTGGCAATGATTTCGGCCCTCAACCGGCCTCACGAACTCAAGCTGCATGTACGCGGTGCCTTGCGTAACGGGCTGAGTCGTGAACAAATACGCGAAATTTTGCTTCAAGTCGGTATTTATTGCGGTGTCCCCGCTGCCGTAGACAGTTTCCGGCTCGCCCGTGAAGCCTTCGCCGAAGCCGATGCCGAGGCCTCCAGTTAA